A segment of the Streptomyces pactum genome:
CGCTGCCGTTCGCGTTGCGTTCACGCAGGGAACGGACCCGCTGGGCGACCGAGTCGGGCATCCGGTCCCCGACCTTGTCGCTCACCGCGGTGTACGCCTTGTCGGCGAAGTGCCTGCCCTGCTGGGCCGCCGACTCGGCGGTGTTGCGCACGGCGGGGTTCTGCGCGACCTGGCGGGCGGACTTGCGCAACTGCTCGTACCGCTCCCGTCCGGCCTTCGTGCCCAGCACGTATCCCACCGCGAGTCCGACGACGAACGTGAGCCGGTAACGCATGGCGGTCACCCTTTCCTTGCTCTAGGTCCCCGGTGTCGGGGAGTACCGATTGGCGGAGCACCCCCCTGCTTGCGCTAATGTATGTGTCGCAGCGAGCGCGCGCCCCCTGGCGGATACCCAGGTAGGTGCGTTCGATGCGATACGAGACCTTCCTCGGTAGCTCAATTGGCAGAGCAGCCGGCTGTTAACCGGCAGGTTACTGGTTCGAGTCCAGTCCGGGGAGCTCGGTCCTCCGTAGCTCAATTGGCAGAGCAGCCGGCTGTTAACCGGCAGGTTACTGGTTCGAGTCCAGTCGGGGGAGCATGGTGAACGGGGACCCCGAGGGGGGTCCTTTTTCATGTCCGGGAACCGCGCGGCACGCTGCGGAGTCTCCAAGGTCATCAAGACGTCGCGGTAGCCGACCATCCGAGGCAGGAGATCGTATGAGCGGCTATGCTGCGGCAGACGGCGCGCACACGTGACGCGACACGCCGCTATGGGGCGGTAGCTCAGCCGGTTAGAGCAGCGGACTCATAATCCGCCGGCCGTGGGTTCGAGTCCCACCCGCCCCACCGAGCGACCCCGGACAGAATCGTTCTGAGCTGGGCGAAAGAGTTTGCGGGCCGCTTCGCGCATCGACGACGAGCCTCCTGAGGACCGTACGCCGGGCGACCGCGGCGACGGCCACTGTTCCGGCCGCGGCGCGGTGAGGCCGCCCCTTCGCCGTCGCCGGGGCCGGAAACCCGCTGGCGGGTCGCGTCGCGCTAGCGGTCCTCCGTGGCGTCCTCGTCGTCGCGTTCGCCCTCCGCCTGGGAGGGTGTGGTGTGCGGCGGGTCCGGGGCGTCGTCCCGCTCGTCGTCGCGTTCGCCCTCCGCCTGGG
Coding sequences within it:
- a CDS encoding YtxH domain-containing protein; the encoded protein is MRYRLTFVVGLAVGYVLGTKAGRERYEQLRKSARQVAQNPAVRNTAESAAQQGRHFADKAYTAVSDKVGDRMPDSVAQRVRSLRERNANGSGADDWGTSNT